One genomic segment of Paenibacillus durus includes these proteins:
- a CDS encoding SMP-30/gluconolactonase/LRE family protein, which yields MPNTTDFSAKAPPGGNHPKRSTHKRIRRVGLSLLAVILLGVITFLLVPSPIEPAKWIAPTAPSFQEAGPWQENNKLSSAQIVTDAPKSPEFITFDKEGNLYTGDSDGKIYMVPFDAEGNPQEAQVFADTKGTPNGLKFDDNGNLIVADIKRGLLSVNPSGTVEVLADQVDGKPIYLTNELDIAQDGTIYFSDTSTYGRVMFKEMAENKPHGRLLKYDPITKQTTVLLEGLYFANGIALSSEEDFVLVAESYHYQLTRYWLKGPKKGTSDIFADNLAGFPDNITRDEQGHFWVGIFTTRISFVDQMHRSPWLAGTMAKLPESLLSGASAPAKHGLVAELSPQGELIESWQDPEGSLYGVTTAVSHNGYLYIGTAPGGSQGVHRLPLTK from the coding sequence ATGCCTAATACTACAGATTTCTCTGCTAAAGCTCCTCCAGGCGGAAATCATCCGAAACGCTCAACACATAAAAGGATACGCAGAGTGGGATTATCGCTGCTTGCGGTGATCCTTCTTGGAGTGATCACTTTCCTGCTTGTACCTTCACCTATCGAACCGGCAAAATGGATCGCGCCAACGGCCCCGTCTTTTCAGGAAGCGGGTCCGTGGCAAGAGAACAACAAACTCAGCTCGGCTCAGATTGTTACGGATGCCCCTAAATCCCCGGAATTCATTACCTTTGATAAGGAAGGTAATCTATATACAGGAGATTCTGACGGGAAAATTTATATGGTTCCTTTCGATGCAGAGGGTAATCCGCAAGAGGCTCAAGTGTTTGCAGACACCAAAGGAACGCCCAACGGACTTAAATTCGATGACAATGGGAATTTGATTGTTGCTGATATCAAGAGGGGACTGCTATCTGTAAACCCATCCGGGACCGTAGAGGTATTGGCCGATCAAGTGGACGGCAAGCCGATCTATTTAACCAACGAGCTTGATATTGCCCAGGATGGTACAATTTATTTTTCCGACACCTCGACCTATGGCCGCGTGATGTTCAAAGAAATGGCCGAGAACAAGCCGCATGGACGTTTGCTGAAATATGATCCGATAACCAAGCAGACGACCGTCCTGTTAGAGGGGCTTTATTTTGCCAACGGAATTGCTTTGTCTAGTGAGGAGGATTTTGTGCTTGTGGCGGAATCGTATCATTATCAGTTGACCAGATACTGGCTGAAGGGTCCGAAGAAGGGGACATCTGATATTTTCGCGGACAATCTCGCGGGCTTTCCAGATAATATTACGCGCGATGAGCAGGGTCATTTCTGGGTCGGGATCTTTACGACTCGCATTTCTTTTGTAGATCAGATGCATCGCAGCCCGTGGCTGGCCGGTACTATGGCCAAGCTGCCGGAGTCGCTGCTTAGCGGCGCGAGCGCACCGGCGAAGCATGGGCTTGTAGCGGAGCTCAGCCCGCAGGGGGAGCTGATCGAAAGCTGGCAAGATCCGGAAGGCTCGCTGTATGGCGTAACTACGGCTGTAAGCCATAACGGATATCTATATATAGGAACGGCGCCAGGAGGCAGCCAGGGCGTTCACCGCCTGCCGCTAACCAAATAA
- a CDS encoding MFS transporter yields the protein MSSNLTSAAQSAASAASSDRLPWAGLLALAMAGFICILTETLPAGLLPQIGEGLGVSEAIAGQLVTLYSLGSLLAAIPLTTATRGWRRKPLLLLCIIGFLVFNSVTALSSSYILTLVARFLAGVSAGVLWGMTAGYARRMVPDVLKGRAVAVAMTGTPLALALGVPAGTFLGVLVGWRSVFVIMSFLAVLLVVWVFWKMPDFPGQAATQRLALHKVFILPGVRPVLIVVMAWVLSHNILYTYIAPYLARTGLTHRVDMVLLIFGVTSVVGIWIIGLLIDRMQRLLVLISLAAFALASLLLGIGSSQPVVVYAAVAVWGLTFGGAATLLQTAIAVAAGENADVAQSMLVTAWNLAIGGGGLMGAVLLETLGVRSFPWALLMLLLLALLVVWRAKDHGFPYASSSD from the coding sequence TTGAGTTCAAATCTGACTTCAGCCGCGCAAAGTGCCGCGAGTGCTGCTTCTTCTGATCGCCTTCCATGGGCCGGATTGTTAGCCCTTGCGATGGCGGGATTTATTTGTATCCTCACGGAGACGCTGCCAGCCGGTTTGCTTCCCCAGATCGGCGAGGGGCTTGGAGTTTCGGAGGCCATCGCCGGCCAACTCGTCACGTTGTATTCTCTGGGCTCCCTGCTCGCCGCAATTCCCTTAACAACTGCAACACGAGGGTGGAGGAGAAAGCCGCTGTTGTTACTGTGCATTATTGGTTTTCTCGTGTTCAACAGTGTTACTGCATTATCCTCTAGCTACATATTGACGCTGGTTGCCCGTTTCTTGGCTGGTGTATCTGCAGGTGTCTTGTGGGGGATGACAGCAGGCTATGCCCGGCGTATGGTGCCGGATGTCCTTAAAGGCCGGGCCGTGGCGGTGGCAATGACCGGCACTCCTCTTGCTCTGGCGCTTGGTGTCCCTGCCGGAACATTCCTCGGCGTGCTAGTTGGCTGGCGCTCTGTTTTTGTAATCATGTCGTTTCTGGCAGTGCTGCTCGTTGTTTGGGTGTTCTGGAAAATGCCGGATTTTCCCGGACAGGCCGCGACCCAAAGACTCGCCCTCCACAAAGTTTTCATTTTGCCGGGGGTACGGCCCGTATTGATTGTTGTTATGGCCTGGGTGTTATCTCATAACATTTTGTACACCTATATTGCGCCTTATCTTGCCCGGACCGGACTTACCCATCGTGTTGATATGGTACTGCTTATTTTCGGGGTTACATCGGTTGTGGGGATCTGGATAATCGGACTGTTGATTGACCGTATGCAGCGCCTATTGGTATTGATAAGCCTCGCAGCTTTCGCATTGGCATCCCTTCTGCTTGGCATAGGCAGCAGTCAGCCCGTTGTAGTCTATGCAGCGGTTGCCGTCTGGGGACTTACATTCGGTGGAGCGGCGACACTGCTGCAGACGGCAATAGCTGTGGCCGCTGGCGAGAATGCGGATGTGGCTCAATCGATGCTGGTGACGGCATGGAATCTGGCCATCGGCGGCGGTGGCTTAATGGGCGCTGTTTTACTCGAAACCCTGGGCGTTCGATCCTTCCCTTGGGCTTTGCTAATGCTGCTGCTCCTAGCACTGCTTGTTGTGTGGCGGGCAAAAGACCATGGATTTCCTTATGCTTCTTCAAGTGATTGA
- a CDS encoding Lrp/AsnC family transcriptional regulator has product MDHVDKQILFHLQNQARISMTELGKSVGLSQPAVTERVRRMEEKGVIEEYRTVISPEKIGKHAAAYMLFRTRDCYAFLDFVQASPYVTECHRISGEHNYLLKIQTDSTHALEEFGNQCDKYGTYTILIVMSSPIDHKFLIQSLEEA; this is encoded by the coding sequence GTGGATCATGTGGACAAACAAATTCTCTTCCATCTGCAAAATCAGGCAAGAATTTCAATGACAGAGCTGGGTAAAAGCGTGGGTTTGTCCCAGCCTGCCGTAACGGAACGGGTCAGACGAATGGAAGAAAAAGGCGTTATCGAGGAGTATCGTACCGTCATCTCTCCCGAAAAAATTGGAAAGCATGCGGCAGCCTATATGTTGTTTCGGACTAGAGACTGCTATGCCTTTCTTGATTTTGTCCAAGCTTCTCCCTATGTTACCGAGTGCCACCGCATAAGCGGAGAACACAATTACTTATTAAAAATACAGACCGACTCCACACACGCTCTCGAAGAATTTGGCAATCAGTGCGACAAGTATGGAACCTATACGATCCTGATTGTCATGTCCTCGCCAATCGATCATAAATTTCTCATTCAATCACTTGAAGAAGCATAA
- a CDS encoding MerR family transcriptional regulator: MLSIGEFSKICEVSTKTLRYYDEIGLINPDEINSENGYRYYSIRQLKKMLFINRLKSYHFSLEEIKAILELEEDQSEEKLCSALNRKRREVQGKLNAFEYTLKQMSNDILNLEKGIPMMSCLDNIEVQLVETRPMNILYMRQMMSSDDYARGYGTYFNRLYEKIAAEKLTLLGAPMTIYHSPEYNPAGNDTEFAIPIEETVKGTRDLPGGLCAKSVLKGSYSELTSVYAKLREWVENEGYELVKSPYEVYVTDPNQATVPEKIVTEVYFPV; the protein is encoded by the coding sequence TTGCTATCGATTGGAGAATTCTCAAAGATATGCGAAGTATCTACAAAAACGCTTCGATATTATGATGAAATTGGATTAATCAATCCTGATGAGATTAACTCTGAGAACGGTTATAGGTATTATTCCATCAGACAACTAAAAAAGATGCTCTTTATCAACCGTCTGAAATCCTATCATTTTTCTCTGGAAGAAATCAAAGCCATTCTGGAATTGGAAGAGGATCAATCAGAGGAGAAGCTTTGTTCCGCCCTTAATCGCAAGAGAAGGGAAGTACAGGGAAAGCTAAATGCTTTTGAGTATACCCTAAAACAAATGAGTAATGATATTTTAAATTTAGAGAAGGGCATACCCATGATGTCATGCCTTGACAATATAGAGGTACAACTTGTTGAAACCCGGCCAATGAATATCCTTTATATGCGTCAGATGATGAGTAGTGATGACTATGCCCGAGGATATGGAACGTATTTTAACAGGCTATATGAAAAGATTGCTGCTGAAAAACTAACCTTGCTTGGTGCGCCAATGACTATTTATCACAGCCCTGAATACAATCCTGCCGGCAATGATACAGAGTTTGCCATCCCGATAGAGGAGACTGTAAAGGGAACGAGAGATTTGCCTGGAGGCCTTTGTGCGAAGTCGGTTTTAAAGGGTTCTTATTCAGAATTGACATCGGTATATGCTAAGCTGAGGGAATGGGTAGAAAATGAAGGATATGAGTTGGTGAAATCACCATATGAAGTATATGTAACCGACCCCAATCAAGCCACCGTTCCTGAGAAAATTGTTACCGAGGTATATTTTCCTGTTTAG
- a CDS encoding zinc-dependent alcohol dehydrogenase family protein: MKAVQLTNGFGFEELTLTELDIPTPGPQEVLIRMRAASLNYRDLVILNGLMPVDIKFPFIPVSDGAGEIVAVGPGVTRFQVGHRVAGNLQQRFIAGNPRAEVLGESLAGPLNGVAAEYVVLHENGIVRIPDHLTWEEASTLPIAALTAWSMLIEYGGLQAGDTVLLQGTGGVSIFGLQFAVMAGARAIITSSSNAKLERAKVLGAWQTINYSEVPDWDKVALELTDGGVDHVLDVGGAATMVKSINALRIGGTVSMVGFLSGLTIPEYDVTGILQKAATVRGSQVGNRDHFEKMNRAIAHHGLHPVIDQVFPLNRIGEAFALLAEGKQYFGKIVVQI, from the coding sequence ATGAAAGCTGTACAACTAACAAACGGCTTCGGCTTTGAGGAATTAACTTTGACGGAACTCGACATACCAACGCCTGGCCCTCAGGAGGTGCTGATCCGCATGAGGGCAGCTTCTCTCAACTACCGGGATTTAGTGATCCTGAATGGATTAATGCCGGTCGACATCAAGTTTCCCTTCATTCCAGTATCAGACGGAGCGGGAGAAATTGTAGCTGTAGGCCCAGGAGTAACAAGATTTCAGGTAGGACACCGGGTAGCGGGTAATTTGCAGCAACGATTCATTGCCGGCAACCCAAGAGCGGAGGTATTAGGAGAAAGCCTGGCAGGTCCGTTGAACGGAGTGGCGGCCGAGTATGTCGTCCTGCATGAAAATGGAATCGTCCGTATTCCAGATCACCTCACTTGGGAGGAGGCCTCCACATTGCCGATCGCTGCATTAACTGCATGGAGCATGCTGATCGAATACGGCGGTTTACAAGCGGGTGATACCGTGCTGCTGCAAGGAACAGGCGGTGTTTCCATCTTCGGCCTTCAATTCGCTGTTATGGCCGGAGCAAGAGCTATCATTACATCAAGCAGCAACGCCAAGCTGGAACGGGCAAAGGTTCTCGGCGCATGGCAAACGATCAACTATTCGGAAGTTCCAGATTGGGATAAGGTGGCGTTAGAGCTGACTGACGGCGGCGTCGACCATGTTCTGGATGTTGGAGGAGCGGCGACGATGGTGAAATCCATCAATGCGCTTCGCATTGGAGGGACAGTGAGTATGGTCGGGTTCTTATCGGGATTGACCATTCCGGAATACGATGTCACCGGCATCTTGCAGAAAGCTGCAACGGTTCGCGGCAGTCAAGTCGGCAACCGGGATCACTTTGAAAAGATGAATCGGGCAATTGCCCATCATGGTTTGCATCCTGTCATTGACCAAGTATTCCCACTGAACCGAATTGGAGAAGCATTCGCGCTCTTGGCCGAAGGAAAGCAATATTTCGGTAAAATCGTCGTTCAAATTTAA
- a CDS encoding LysR family transcriptional regulator, whose translation MVDFEWYRSFCTIYKHNSVSEAAKARIMTQPAMSQHLAALEAEVGEILFVRTSRKLIPTERGKELYSQLAPLIESLEETTMNFKSASLPTLMVIKIGAAHEFYTEKILPRLHKYNMSTISSLGTADQLIELLKEDKLDLIITSKRYQAPGIEYQKLMDEEFVIVAPSDCEIPDTDNLKSMEQWLSSQNWISYGLDLPMIRRIWREHFKKRPQIRPNHIIPDLHLILKAIGNGAGLSAIPTYLFESSANERTKVIYEDLRVKNELFFAYKLKHKHLPQIHEMMTLIRKDI comes from the coding sequence ATGGTTGATTTTGAGTGGTACAGAAGCTTTTGTACGATATATAAGCACAACTCTGTGTCCGAAGCCGCAAAGGCGCGGATCATGACACAACCGGCAATGAGCCAGCACTTAGCTGCTTTGGAAGCCGAGGTAGGTGAAATTTTATTCGTCAGGACTTCAAGAAAATTAATTCCAACGGAACGCGGGAAGGAGTTATATTCACAATTGGCTCCGCTGATCGAGTCTCTGGAGGAGACCACGATGAATTTCAAATCGGCTTCTTTGCCTACGCTTATGGTCATAAAGATAGGGGCCGCACACGAGTTTTACACTGAAAAAATTCTCCCCAGGCTGCATAAATACAATATGAGCACCATTTCGAGTTTGGGAACGGCCGATCAATTGATAGAACTGCTGAAAGAGGATAAATTGGATCTCATCATTACTTCTAAAAGGTATCAAGCGCCGGGCATTGAGTATCAGAAATTGATGGACGAAGAATTTGTTATTGTTGCCCCCAGTGATTGTGAAATACCGGATACAGACAACTTGAAGTCAATGGAACAGTGGCTCTCTTCGCAAAATTGGATAAGCTATGGGCTGGATTTACCGATGATACGGAGAATTTGGAGAGAGCATTTTAAAAAGCGTCCCCAAATCAGACCTAACCATATCATTCCTGATTTACATCTCATTCTGAAGGCTATCGGAAACGGTGCGGGTTTAAGCGCTATCCCTACATATCTATTTGAAAGTTCGGCAAATGAAAGAACCAAAGTCATTTATGAGGATTTAAGAGTGAAGAATGAGCTGTTTTTCGCCTATAAGCTGAAGCATAAACATCTGCCGCAAATCCATGAGATGATGACGCTCATACGCAAAGATATATAA
- a CDS encoding type 1 glutamine amidotransferase domain-containing protein, with amino-acid sequence MAKKVLIVVTNHTEVHESKSTGIWLSEFAEAYIEFTKKGYELLVASPLGGKAPVDPGSVDASTPQEILDAEKYLENTTKLDEVSAEGFDAIFLPGGHGTMYDLPKSETLHKLLRDFYEGNKIVAAVCHGPAGLVGATLSNGQPLVAGKRVSAFTDREEDQTTLASHLPFLLESKIRELGAIYVAAPNWTSHYEVDGNLITGQNPQSTLAVTKAVIEQLG; translated from the coding sequence ATGGCAAAAAAAGTGTTAATCGTTGTAACTAATCATACGGAAGTTCATGAAAGCAAATCGACCGGGATTTGGCTGTCTGAATTTGCCGAAGCCTATATTGAATTTACAAAAAAAGGCTATGAGCTGTTGGTGGCTAGCCCGCTTGGAGGAAAAGCTCCTGTCGATCCCGGCAGTGTAGATGCCAGCACCCCGCAAGAAATTTTGGATGCGGAAAAATATCTGGAAAACACGACAAAGCTTGATGAAGTATCTGCTGAAGGCTTCGATGCTATTTTCTTGCCGGGCGGTCACGGAACGATGTATGATCTTCCAAAAAGCGAAACCCTTCACAAGCTCCTGCGTGATTTTTATGAAGGGAACAAGATTGTAGCCGCTGTGTGCCACGGACCAGCCGGGCTGGTTGGAGCTACCTTGTCGAACGGTCAACCGCTTGTGGCTGGCAAACGTGTCAGTGCCTTTACAGACCGGGAAGAGGATCAAACGACTCTGGCTAGTCATCTTCCTTTCCTGCTGGAAAGCAAAATTCGCGAGTTGGGCGCGATCTATGTGGCCGCTCCGAACTGGACTTCTCATTACGAGGTAGACGGCAACCTGATTACAGGCCAAAATCCGCAATCAACGCTGGCTGTAACTAAGGCGGTTATTGAGCAATTGGGCTAA
- a CDS encoding SDR family NAD(P)-dependent oxidoreductase — translation MLEIKGKWSLVTGASSGIGEQFARQLAKQGSHLVLVARSKSKLEELASELRKRYGIKAEVIPLDLAKEGAPSELYQQCRLLKVEIELLVNNAGFATHGLFEQVSGERQHEEVMLNVTAVVDMTHLFLPDMLRKSSGAVINVASTAGFQPLPYMAVYGATKAFVLSFTQALYWENRDRGVKFFALCPGSTDTSFFNVVGAEEASVGKKDTPERVVEIALRALKEGKLYVVPGMQNYMGAQLSRFITRKQGLRLVGNMLRPREGSGNYKNNGNQSDLAGRTNQ, via the coding sequence ATATTGGAAATAAAAGGTAAATGGTCGCTTGTCACGGGAGCTTCTTCCGGTATTGGAGAGCAATTCGCGAGACAACTGGCCAAACAAGGCAGCCATTTGGTACTCGTGGCCCGATCAAAGAGCAAGCTTGAGGAACTGGCATCGGAGCTTAGAAAGAGGTATGGCATCAAAGCTGAGGTTATCCCTTTGGATCTTGCGAAAGAGGGCGCGCCCAGCGAGTTATATCAGCAATGTCGGCTTTTGAAAGTGGAGATCGAACTGCTGGTCAACAATGCAGGTTTTGCTACACATGGTTTGTTTGAACAAGTGTCAGGTGAGCGTCAGCATGAAGAAGTGATGCTCAATGTCACGGCTGTTGTAGATATGACCCACTTGTTCTTACCGGACATGTTGCGCAAAAGCTCAGGTGCAGTAATTAATGTTGCTTCAACCGCCGGATTTCAACCGCTTCCCTATATGGCCGTATATGGGGCGACGAAGGCTTTCGTCTTATCGTTTACTCAAGCATTATATTGGGAAAATCGTGACCGCGGTGTCAAATTTTTCGCACTTTGTCCTGGTTCGACGGATACCAGTTTCTTTAATGTCGTAGGAGCGGAAGAAGCCTCCGTCGGAAAGAAAGACACACCGGAAAGAGTCGTAGAGATTGCGCTTCGCGCGTTGAAGGAAGGGAAACTGTATGTCGTTCCCGGTATGCAGAACTATATGGGGGCGCAGTTATCGCGATTCATTACACGAAAGCAAGGTCTTCGGCTTGTTGGAAACATGCTTCGTCCGCGCGAAGGATCCGGTAATTATAAGAATAATGGTAATCAATCTGATCTTGCAGGGAGGACAAATCAATGA
- a CDS encoding serine hydrolase domain-containing protein — MQRNYWPTTEWQALDPATLRMDAEKLAELEPMIKSEYSNINGIVVVRNGYIAYEKYYNGYGPDDPHHVASITKSVLSALIGIAIDARYIKNVDQKVLDFFPEYVLGAADRQKREITIRHLLTMTAPYPFEDWHEPLDKMCMEPDWVKYTLDILGQNGDIGTFKYSTAGAHLLSAILTRSTGKSAREFAGEPLFKSIGMKEIPDYEMKSFGFEDLFGENVKGWVNDPNGNSTGGWGLTLTPRDMARFGFLYLNRGVWDNNQIISGTWIDESTAMNPNKYGYLWWLYEEDGVFAYLALGDGGNVICCIPEKDLVVAIASEFIINPRDRLTLIKERIIPAVID, encoded by the coding sequence ATGCAAAGAAACTACTGGCCAACTACAGAATGGCAAGCCCTAGACCCGGCAACCTTGAGAATGGACGCTGAAAAGCTTGCAGAGCTTGAACCTATGATAAAATCCGAGTACAGCAATATAAACGGTATCGTTGTTGTGAGAAATGGATATATTGCTTATGAAAAATATTATAATGGCTATGGCCCGGATGATCCACACCATGTGGCATCTATAACGAAAAGTGTACTATCTGCCCTTATTGGTATTGCCATTGATGCAAGATATATTAAAAATGTAGACCAGAAGGTGCTGGATTTCTTCCCTGAATATGTTCTAGGTGCTGCTGATCGGCAGAAACGAGAAATCACCATACGCCATCTTCTCACGATGACGGCCCCCTATCCATTTGAGGACTGGCACGAACCGCTGGACAAGATGTGTATGGAACCTGACTGGGTAAAGTATACTCTGGATATTCTGGGGCAAAACGGTGATATTGGAACTTTCAAGTATTCCACCGCAGGGGCGCATCTGCTTTCAGCCATCCTCACTCGCAGCACAGGAAAAAGTGCCCGTGAGTTTGCGGGCGAACCGTTATTTAAATCTATCGGCATGAAAGAAATCCCAGATTATGAAATGAAATCATTTGGGTTTGAAGATTTATTCGGGGAAAATGTGAAAGGATGGGTCAACGACCCAAACGGTAACTCCACAGGAGGATGGGGACTTACGCTAACTCCCCGAGATATGGCACGTTTTGGATTTCTTTATCTGAACCGTGGCGTTTGGGACAATAATCAGATTATTTCGGGGACATGGATTGACGAATCAACAGCGATGAACCCCAATAAATACGGTTATCTATGGTGGTTATACGAAGAGGATGGAGTTTTCGCATACTTAGCACTAGGCGATGGCGGTAATGTCATTTGTTGCATTCCAGAAAAAGACCTAGTCGTAGCCATTGCATCAGAATTCATCATTAATCCTCGTGATAGGTTGACTCTGATTAAGGAACGTATTATCCCGGCTGTAATAGACTAA
- a CDS encoding TetR/AcrR family transcriptional regulator, with protein sequence MSDQGTSSNTNTRKLKTYQEARLQNIENLRKLVVDAAATLLQEEGPEAVTVRRVADKMDCSTKIIYSLFVNKEGLAQQLYLEGCKILADEFEGTPQAADPAQYLLNFGETFWEFGQRYSSYYKLMFGGAFADFKPDEESMQGTVTAMQQLLTVISNAQEQVLIPSQYDTESVVRIFWASLHGVIHLYMGGHLGDVESAYAIYRKTLSLIVSSLFQARSS encoded by the coding sequence ATGAGCGACCAAGGTACCTCCTCCAATACGAACACACGAAAGTTGAAAACCTACCAAGAAGCTCGCTTGCAAAATATAGAAAATCTACGCAAGCTTGTTGTTGATGCTGCGGCAACGTTATTGCAAGAAGAAGGCCCGGAAGCCGTTACTGTGCGAAGAGTAGCGGATAAAATGGATTGTTCGACAAAAATCATTTATAGCTTGTTTGTTAATAAAGAAGGTTTAGCTCAGCAGTTGTATCTGGAGGGTTGTAAGATTCTAGCTGACGAATTCGAAGGTACGCCGCAGGCTGCTGATCCGGCACAGTATTTGCTGAATTTTGGCGAAACCTTTTGGGAATTCGGGCAGCGTTACTCCAGCTATTATAAGCTGATGTTCGGAGGAGCCTTCGCAGATTTCAAACCGGACGAGGAAAGCATGCAAGGCACTGTAACGGCCATGCAGCAATTATTGACCGTGATCAGCAATGCGCAAGAGCAAGTACTAATCCCCAGCCAGTATGACACGGAATCCGTTGTACGTATATTCTGGGCCTCGCTCCACGGCGTTATCCATCTATACATGGGTGGACACTTGGGAGATGTAGAATCGGCCTATGCCATATACAGGAAAACTTTGTCTTTGATTGTTAGTTCGTTGTTTCAAGCTCGTAGCAGCTAA
- a CDS encoding VOC family protein: MAVDAYLNFNGNCREAVEFYVQAFGTEEPKLMTFGEAPPSPEYPLPDEAKNLIMHTRLNIFESNVMFSDTFPGMPFVVGNNISLAIVTDDKDALQSAFDKLKEGGKVGMELQETFWSKCYGSLSDKFGVEWQFNLGTGEL, translated from the coding sequence ATGGCTGTCGACGCATATTTGAATTTTAATGGCAATTGTCGTGAGGCTGTAGAGTTTTACGTGCAGGCCTTTGGAACGGAAGAACCCAAATTAATGACTTTTGGGGAAGCGCCCCCGAGCCCGGAATATCCGCTTCCGGATGAAGCGAAAAACCTGATCATGCACACCCGGCTTAATATTTTTGAAAGCAATGTGATGTTTTCCGATACGTTTCCCGGCATGCCTTTTGTGGTAGGCAACAATATTAGCCTTGCCATTGTGACCGACGACAAGGACGCCTTGCAATCCGCTTTTGACAAACTTAAAGAGGGCGGTAAAGTTGGCATGGAACTTCAAGAAACCTTCTGGAGCAAATGTTACGGAAGTCTGTCGGACAAGTTCGGCGTAGAATGGCAGTTCAATCTTGGAACAGGAGAATTATGA
- a CDS encoding serine hydrolase domain-containing protein — MDEVIDRTLAEKRLVGAVVQVALNGTQCYNRAAGYADREQNRFMQDHTLFRLASVSKPIVSTAALVLVSQGRLGLDDRVDRWLPEFRPRLQNGEFAAVTIRHLLTHTAGLTYRFFQKEHDSYENAGVSDGMDQAGISLEENLRRIASVPLLYVPGTQWKYSIATDVLGAVIARSADAPLGEAVRSLVTGPLGMNDTGFIAVDALRLSAAYANDLPEPRRLLDLDHIPFIEGTSGFRLAPGRALDDTAYPSGGAGMVGSAGDFMLLLETLRKGGAPLLPESLVREMTTNQIGDLPMAYWPGRGFGLGFTVLKDPAAAQTSESPGTWRMGGTYGHSWFVDPVKQISVVAFTNTALEGMSGQFTTDLCEAVYEGLGDSKYR, encoded by the coding sequence ATGGATGAAGTCATTGATCGTACCCTTGCCGAAAAAAGGCTGGTTGGTGCTGTTGTCCAAGTTGCGCTTAACGGAACGCAATGTTATAACCGTGCTGCCGGATATGCAGACCGCGAACAAAACCGGTTCATGCAAGATCATACGTTATTTCGGCTTGCTTCCGTATCCAAACCGATCGTTTCCACGGCTGCACTGGTGCTTGTATCGCAAGGCCGTCTGGGGTTGGATGACCGCGTGGACAGATGGCTGCCCGAGTTTCGCCCCCGTTTGCAAAATGGTGAATTTGCTGCTGTAACCATTCGGCATTTGTTGACTCACACGGCAGGGCTGACCTACCGTTTCTTCCAGAAGGAACATGATTCATATGAGAATGCCGGAGTATCGGACGGTATGGATCAGGCCGGTATTTCATTGGAAGAAAATCTGCGCCGTATTGCTTCCGTACCGCTCCTCTATGTGCCAGGTACCCAGTGGAAGTATTCCATTGCAACAGATGTACTCGGTGCAGTTATTGCCAGGTCTGCCGATGCCCCGCTAGGCGAAGCCGTACGTTCTCTTGTGACCGGACCGCTAGGCATGAATGATACCGGATTTATTGCGGTCGATGCCCTAAGGCTTTCTGCGGCCTATGCGAATGATCTTCCTGAGCCGCGCCGTTTGCTTGATTTGGACCACATTCCATTTATAGAAGGTACTTCGGGTTTCCGGCTTGCTCCCGGCCGGGCGCTTGATGATACGGCGTATCCGTCAGGTGGCGCTGGCATGGTTGGCAGTGCTGGTGACTTTATGCTGCTGTTGGAAACGTTGCGAAAAGGCGGAGCGCCTCTATTACCGGAGAGCCTGGTTAGAGAAATGACTACCAACCAGATTGGCGATCTTCCAATGGCCTACTGGCCAGGGCGTGGATTCGGGCTGGGGTTTACCGTGCTGAAAGATCCGGCGGCCGCTCAAACTTCCGAGTCGCCGGGAACCTGGCGCATGGGCGGAACTTATGGCCATTCCTGGTTTGTTGATCCCGTCAAGCAAATAAGCGTCGTGGCGTTTACCAATACCGCGCTGGAAGGCATGTCAGGCCAGTTTACGACAGACCTTTGCGAAGCGGTTTACGAAGGACTTGGGGATTCTAAATATCGTTAA